One Primulina huaijiensis isolate GDHJ02 chromosome 8, ASM1229523v2, whole genome shotgun sequence genomic region harbors:
- the LOC140983498 gene encoding uncharacterized protein — MGRSPCCSKVGLRRGPWSTKEDTLLTNFIQENGEGQWRSLPKKAGLLRCGKSCRLRWMNYLRPGIKRGNISQDEEDLIVRLHGLLGNRWSLIAGRLPGRTDNEIKNYWNTYLLKKLNNAGIHPKPHKDLPKPPKVKKAAASAAVAKKSKKLKRVEKADADNKVDDTDKIQKIKVYLPKPIRISPAFSRTDSLDSMLSGFSSSDGADPEAGGDGRKAEASFVPIAWPEVGDYEVCGGDDDFLGGYCVLPLLQSDGSSDVFMLDQVYEDYLQLL, encoded by the exons ATGGGAAGATCTCCTTGTTGTTCCAAAGTGGGGTTGAGGAGAGGACCCTGGTCTACCAAGGAAGATACTCTGCTCACTAATTTCATTCAAGAAAATGGAGAAGGCCAATGGAGATCTCTCCCTAAGAAAGCtg GGTTGCTGAGATGTGGTAAGAGCTGCAGATTGAGGTGGATGAACTATCTGCGGCCAGGAATTAAGAGAGGCAACATCAGCCAGGATGAAGAAGATTTGATCGTGAGGCTGCACGGACTTTTGGGCAACCGATGGTCCCTAATCGCCGGCAGATTGCCAGGTCGAACGGACAATGAGATCAAGAACTACTGGAATACGTATCTTCTCAAGAAACTCAACAATGCCGGCATCCACCCTAAACCTCACAAGGACTTACCCAAACCACCCAAAGTCAAGAAAGCCGCCGCCTCTGCCGCGGTCGCTAAGAAATCGAAGAAGCTGAAGAGGGTTGAGAAAGCTGACGCCGACAACAAAGTTGATGatactgataaaattcagaagATCAAAGTATACTTGCCGAAACCCATTAGGATTTCTCCGGCTTTCTCGAGGACCGACAGCCTCGACAGCATGTTGAGTGGGTTTTCGAGTAGCGATGGCGCCGATCCGGAAGCGGGGGGCGATGGCAGGAAGGCGGAGGCGTCTTTCGTGCCGATTGCTTGGCCAGAGGTTGGTGATTATGAAGTTTGCGGTGGCGACGACGACTTCCTGGGTGGCTATTGTGTTCTTCCACTACTTCAATCGGATGGTTCCAGTGATGTGTTCATGTTGGACCAAGTCTACGAGGACTATTTGCAGCTTCTTTAg
- the LOC140982747 gene encoding uncharacterized protein, which yields MGSYSDTEENRFFDSRDEVSSVSDLVSDCSDEILSSGFGDCALEYEFWSKKPDSIEERRGKFLKLMGLSPNWHRTFGDEVGDLWHGEVKRDVDRLRDNGETVLADLDSDPQFFSSHSLHSFRSYNNTDLLEDGTIEENFTWKIENLCNEAEFVVDELVDTGTSSTFCRTSSDRTLSIDEYLKTIGSPMLRWFRKDSKGCNMVDAEKKVKSSWLKKFNALTHITDKARRFIDKSIESHSETESASRRVDVNIYRKHLKELSCLYAGQEFLAHNGSISTMKFSPDGQYLASAGEDGIIRVWKVLEDDIVKRIDFQGADPSHLYFSLNHFSKLAPLDGTKKNATQTKRSRKSTDSACVILPQKVFQLLEKPLHEFYGHKGEILALSWSKNGHLLSSSVDKTARLWRLDYDHCLGVFSHNNYVTCVDFNPVDDNYFVSGSIDGKMRIWEVQGRRVVDWTDIREIITAVCYSPDGKGGVVGSIDGNCRFYDVIDNRMELGDQICMKGKKKQSGKRITGFQFCPSDASKVMVTSADSQVRILCGANIVGKFKGNHSSGSRVSAAFTSDGEHFVSATEDSNVHVWSYNEQDQKSSRPKNLGSRESFFSRNSSIAVPWCGLKNKLGSLPESILRNGHCDEKFLQKLPAYFPDCLTMSLGFFLDSIYRGSATWPEERLPESRPETGKPFLRKSEFKFLKNAWLSALNTPHLWGHVIVTAGWDGCIRTFLNYGLPIRF from the exons ATGGGTAGTTACAGTGATACGGAAGAGAATAGGTTCTTTGACAGCCGTGATGAAGTATCTTCTGTATCAGATTTGGTTTCTGATTGCTCAGACGAGATTTTGAGTTCTGGATTTGGAGATTGTGCTCTAGAGTATGAGTTTTGGAGCAAGAAACCTGATAGTATTGAAGAGAGGCGTGGTAAGTTTTTGAAACTGATGGGTTTGAGTCCAAATTGGCACAGAACTTTTGGAGATGAAGTGGGAGATCTGTGGCATGGTGAAGTGAAGAGAGATGTTGACAGATTGAGGGATAATGGTGAGACCGTGCTGGCAGATTTGGATTCGGACCCACAGTTTTTCTCAAGCCATTCATTGCATTCCTTTCGGTCATATAACAACACAGATTTATTAGAAGATGGTACAATAGAGGAGAATTTTACTTGGAAAATCGAGAATCTGTGCAATGAAGCTGAATTTGTTGTCGATGAACTTGTTGACACTGGTACGAGTTCTACATTTTGTAGAACGAGTTCAGATAGAACATTATCGATTGAtgaatatctgaaaacaatTGGATCTCCGATGTTGCGATGGTTTAGAAAAGACTCGAAAGGGTGTAACATGGTTGACGCAGAGAAGAAAGTTAAAAGCAGTTGGCTCAAGAAATTCAATGCTTTGACTCATATTACCGATAAGGCAAGGCGATTCATTGATAAAAGTATTGAAAGTCATTCTGAGACAGAGTCTGCTTCTCGAAGAGTTGATGTAAATATATACCGAAAACACTTGAAAGAGTTATCTTGTCTTTATGCTGGGCAAGAATTTCTTGCCCACAATGGCTCAATATCGACAATGAAGTTCAGCCCTGATGGTCAGTATTTGGCTAGTGCTGGGGAAGATGGCATTATCCGTGTTTGGAAAGTCCTTGAAGATGACATTGTAAAACGAATAGATTTTCAAGGTGCTGACCCTTCCCATTTGTACTTTTCACTGAATCATTTTTCTAAGTTAGCTCCACTGGATGGCACGAAAAAGAATGCTACTCAGACAAAAAGATCGAGGAAATCAACTGATTCAGCTTGTGTCATTCTTCCTCAAAAGGTCTTTCAGTTGTTGGAGAAGCCTCTTCACGAGTTTTATGGGCATAAAGGGGAGATTTTGGCTCTCTCATGGTCTAAGAATGGG CATTTACTGTCATCTTCAGTTGATAAAACTGCTCGCTTGTGGAGGTTGGATTATGATCATTGTCTAGGAGTTTTCTCTCATAATAACTATG TGACTTGCGTTGACTTCAATCCTGTGGatgataattattttgttaGTGGTTCAATAGATGGGAAAATGCGCATTTGGGAGGTTCAAGGCCGTCGAGTTGTTGATTGGACTGATATTCGAGAAATCATTACTGCGGTGTGTTATAGTCCTGATGGCAAG GGAGGAGTCGTTGGCTCTATAGATGGCAATTGCCGTTTTTATGATGTCATAG ATAATCGTATGGAATTGGGTGACCAAATATGCATGAAAGGGAAGAAAAAGCAATCTGGGAAGAGGATAACTGGATTTCAG TTTTGCCCAAGTGATGCGAGCAAAGTAATGGTTACTTCTGCTGATTCACAAGTTCGAATTCTCTGTGGGGCCAATATTGTGGGCAAGTTTAAAG GCAATCATAGTTCAGGAAGTCGAGTTTCTGCGGCATTCACTTCAGATGGAGAACACTTTGTTTCGGCCACAGAGGACTCAAATGTCCATGTCTGGAGTTATAATGAACAGGACCAGAAATCATCTAGGCCAAAGAACTTAGGGTCGCGCGAGAGTTTCTTCTCACGCAATTCTTCCATTGCCGTCCCTTGGTGTGGATTGAAGAATAAGTTGGGATCACTACCTGAAAGTATCTTGAGAAACGGACATTGTGATGAGAAATTTCTCCAAAAGTTACCCGCATATTTCCCTGATTGTCTTACCATGAGCCTCGGGTTTTTCTTAGACTCTATATACAGAGGATCTGCCACATGGCCAGAGGAGAGGCTGCCCGAATCAAGACCAGAGACTGGCAAACCATTTTTACGTAAATCAGAATTCAAGTTTCTAAAAAACGCTTGGCTCAGCGCATTGAACACTCCTCACTTGTGGGGTCATGTGATTGTAACTGCTGGCTGGGACGGATGCATTCGAACATTTCTCAACTATGGGTTACCTATTCGATTTTGA